The proteins below come from a single Mangifera indica cultivar Alphonso chromosome 16, CATAS_Mindica_2.1, whole genome shotgun sequence genomic window:
- the LOC123199704 gene encoding E3 ubiquitin-protein ligase RKP isoform X2, whose product MAEDSLRIGGLSSGLAVILNCEDGKENSSRSHFISCCDDLGHQSVERTLEYVFALPNKSLGPLNSPVDRNAVQSILKNDFLKYHVNPETSVSSRDGIAVDGGGVPQIVGLEGVSICGEIRIVKSPLLLESLAMFSSARANVHVWKGKWMYEVTLETSGIQQLGWATVSCPFTDHKGVGDADDSYAFDGRRVKKWNKEAETYGQPWVAGDIIGCCIDLDCSEISFYRNGVSLGVAFSGIRKLGPGSGYYPAVSLSQGERCELNFGARPFRYPINGYFSLQEPPSVNACSTQLLRCLSRLLEMERVERSSVEKSRSLKRFVSVEEIFYPVSHGICEEFFSLLGADTRSIEYVSCGVLVSFMMEVFGVQVPHNYSSLDRIVDVFLQYQSSHLMFEHVLDALSCGCRTASIVLSECPYSGSYPHLALVCHILRREELMMLWWKSSDFEFIFEGFLSRKSPNRHDLQCMMPSVWWPGSCEDVSYESSMMLTTTALSEGVSKIEEKHRELCLLVMQFIPPLYPLQFPGSVFRTFIQNILLKNRGVDRNMSPPGVSSNSVLVSLYTVILHFLSEGFSMGDCCNWLKTSEGDGRQVGFLHRGGQQSFPIGLFLKNDPHRADISRLGGSFSHLLKSHPVYDREDEVIRWEEGCMDDEETRVTHSTEQKPCCCSNYDADFSRSLKYPIRYAAKGSRVHCSSNSERSAQVAAECSAGSLNDEIVDKPSTSDQSESEFGYRPVRHLRIVPRESNMSTATLREEELLDALLLLYHLGLAPNFKQASYYMSHQSQSISLLEETDKQIRERACGEQLKRLKEARNNYRDDVIDCVRHCTWYRISLFSRWKQRGMYATCMWIVQLLLVLGKMDSVFIYIPEFYLEALVDCFHVLRKSDPPFVPSAIFIKQGLASFVTFVVTHFNDPRISCADLRDLLLQSISVLVQYKEYLSAFENNEAATLRMPKALLSAFDNRSWIPVTNILLRLCKVCGFGSSKHGESSSSSVVFQRLLREACVNDECLFSAFLNRLFNTLSWTMTEFSVSIREMQEKYQVSDFQLRKCCVIFDLSCNLARVLEFCTHEIPQAFLSGSDTNLRRLTELIVFILNHLTSAADAEFFDLSLRRHGQSSEKVNRGTILAPLVGIILNLVDASTEPESIGQNDVVGVFSSMDCLNTIHSGFQYLLEYNWAGSLRGDAYLTKLGQLKCFLSLILCRIETQEIERTTSRIVTDADDGMCCICYATVADTQFVPCSHRSCYGCISRHLLNCVRCFFCNATVAEVVKVSEKTV is encoded by the exons ATGGCAGAAGACAGCCTACGCATTGGCGGGCTTTCTTCTGGTTTGGCTGTGATATTGAATTGTGAGGATGGTAAAGAGAATTCATCGAGATCCCACTTCATTTCATGTTGTGATGATTTAGGCCATCAGTCTGTGGAGCGGACTCTTGAGTATGTATTTGCCCTGCCTAACAAATCACTTGGTCCATTGAATTCTCCAGTTGATAGGAATGCAGTCCAGTCTATCCTAAAGAATGACTTCTTGAAATATCATGTGAATCCAGAAACTTCTGTCAGTAGCAGAGATGGGATAGCTGTGGATGGTGGTGGTGTACCCCAAATTGTTGGTCTTGAAGGAGTCAGCATTTGTGGTGAGATTAGAATTGTTAAGTCCCCTTTGCTTTTGGAGAGCCTAGCGATGTTTAGTAGTGCAAGAGCTAATGTTCATGTTTGGAAGGGTAAATGGATGTATGAAGTGACTTTAGAGACTTCAGGGATACAGCAGCTTGGATGGGCAACTGTTTCTTGTCCTTTTACTGATCACAAGGGTGTTGGTGATGCTGATGATTCTTATGCCTTTGATGGTAGAAGGGTTAAAAAATGGAATAAGGAAGCTGAGACATATGGCCAACCATGGGTTGCTGGTGACATCATTGGATGCTGCATAGATTTGGACTGTAGTGAGATTTCTTTTTACAGGAATGGTGTCTCACTTGGAGTGGCATTTTCTGGTATCCGTAAGCTAGGACCTGGGTCTGGCTATTATCCTGCTGTCTCCCTTTCTCAAGGTGAAAGGTGTGAGTTGAACTTTGGGGCACGCCCCTTTAGATATCCAATCAATGGTTACTTTTCCCTTCAAGAACCTCCTTCTGTAAATGCCTGCTCTACTCAATTGCTGCGATGCTTATCAAGATTGTTAGAAATGGAGCGGGTTGAACGTTCTTCGGTTGAGAAATCTAGGAGCCTGAAGAGGTTTGTCTCagttgaagaaatattttatcctGTCTCTCATGGGATATGTGAAGAGTTCTTCTCCTTGCTTGGGGCAGATACGAGGAGTATAGAGTATGTCAGTTGTGGTGTACTTGTGTCGTTCATGATGGAGGTGTTTGGAGTGCAGGTGCCGCATAATTATTCCAGTTTGGATAGAATTGTGGATGTCTTTCTACAATATCAGAGTTCACATTTGATGTTTGAGCATGTTTTAGATGCACTTTCCTGTGGTTGCAGAACAGCATCAATTGTTCTGTCTGAATGCCCATATTCAGGATCATATCCTCATCTTGCATTGGTATGCCATATCTTACGCAGAGAGGAATTGATGATGCTATGGTGGAAATCATCagattttgaattcatttttgaAGGTTTTCTGTCAAGGAAGAGTCCAAATAGGCATGATCTTCAGTGCATGATGCCTTCTGTTTGGTGGCCTGGTTCATGTGAGGATGTGTCCTATGAAAGTAGCATGATGTTAACGACTACTGCTTTATCTGAAGGAGTTAGTAAG attGAAGAGAAGCATAGAGAGCTATGTCTTTTAGTCATGCAATTCATACCACCTCTATATCCTCTCCAATTTCCGGGTTCAGTGTTTAGGACATTTATACAGAACATATTATTGAAGAACAGAGGAGTGGATCGCAATATGTCACCTCCTGGAGTTTCAAGTAACTCTGTTCTTGTGTCTCTGTATACAGTTATACTCCATTTTTTATCTGAAGGGTTCTCCATGGGGGATTGCTGTAACTGGTTGAAGACTTCTGAAGGTGATGGTCGTCAAGTCGGTTTTCTGCACAGAGGTGGTCAGCAAAGCTTTCCCATAGGTTTGTTTCTGAAGAATGATCCTCACCGAGCTGACATTTCAAGGCTTGGGGGTTCATTTAGTCATCTATTGAAGTCTCATCCTGTTTATGATCGAGAAGATGAAGTAATCCGGTGGGAGGAAGGCTGTATGGATGATGAAGAAACTAGAGTGACTCATTCAACCGAGCAGAAACCATGTTGTTGTTCAAATTATGATGCTGATTTTTCCAGAAGCTTGAAGTATCCAATTAGATATGCAGCCAAAGGTTCTCGGGTCCATTGCAGTTCTAATTCAGAAAGGTCTGCTCAGGTTGCTGCGGAGTGTAGTGCTGGGAGTTTGAATGATGAGATAGTGGATAAACCTAGCACCAGTGATCAATCTGAATCCGAATTTGGTTATCGCCCAGTAAGACATTTGAGGATTGTGCCAAGAGAGAGTAATATGTCTACAGCTACACTTAGAGAAGAGGAGCTTCTGGATGCTTTGCTCTTGTTGTATCATCTAGGTCTTGCGCCAAACTTTAAGCAG GCATCGTATTACATGTCTCATCAATCACAGTCAATATCTCTCCTGGAAGAAACTGATAAACAAATAAGAGAACGAGCTTGCGGTGAGCAATTAAAGCGCTTGAAGGAGGCTCGTAACAATTACCGTGATGATGTTATTGATTGCGTCAGGCATTGTACATG GTATCGCATTTCCCTGTTTTCTCGGTGGAAGCAAAGAGGCATGTATGCAACATGCATGTGGATTGTGCAATTGCTTTTGGTTCTTGGCAAAATGGATTCGGTGTTCATATATATCCCAGAATTTTACCTTGAAGCTCTG GTTGATTGCTTTCATGTCTTACGAAAGAGTGACCCACCATTTGTGCCTTCTGCAATATTCATCAAGCAAGGACTTGCTTCATTT GTCACATTCGTGGTAACCCACTTCAATGATCCGAGGATATCCTGTGCAGATCTGCGagatcttcttcttcaatctatATCTGTCCTCGTTCAGTATAAAGAATATTTGTCAGCTTTTGAGAACAATGAAGCAGCCACTCTTAGGATGCCAAAAGCATTATTATCAGCATTTGATAACCGTTCCTGGATTCCAGTAACTAACATTCTTCTGCGGTTGTGCAAGGTTTGTGGCTTTGGTTCTTCTAAGCATGGagaatcatcatcttcatcagtTGTTTTTCAG AGACTACTTCGTGAAGCTTGTGTCAATGACGAATGTCTATTCTCAGCTTTTCTTAATCGCTTGTTTAACACTCTCAGTTGGACAATGACAGAATTCTCAGTATCTATCCGAGAAATGCAAGAAAAATACCAG GTTTCAGACTTTCAGCTAAGGAAATGCTGTGTTATATTTGACCTCTCATGCAATCTAGCTAGAGTTTTGGAGTTCTGTACCCATGAGATCCCTCAAGCATTCCTTTCAGGAAGTGATACAAACCTCCGAAGGCTCACAGAGTTGATTGTATTCATTCTAAACCATTTAACATCAGCTGCTGATGCTGAGTTTTTTGATTT GTCACTAAGACGGCATGGTCAATCTTCGGAGAAAGTCAACCGAGGCACCATATTAGCTCCTCTAGTTGGTATCATCTTGAATTTGGTGGATGCTAGTACAGAGCCGGAAAGCATCGGGCAGAATGATGTTGTGGGAGTCTTTTCAAGCATGGACTGCCTCAATACCATTCACTCTGGATTCCAGTACTTGCTTGAGTACAACTGG GCCGGATCCTTGAGAGGAGATGCATATCTTACAAAACTGGGGCAACTAAAGTGCTTTCTGAGCCTCATCCTTTGTCGGATTGAGACACAAGAGATTGAGAGGACAACATCTAGGATAGTCACAGATGCAGATGATGGCATGTGCTGCATCTGTTATGCAACTGTAGCTGACACACAATTTGTGCCTTGCTCCCACAGGTCCTGCTATGGCTGCATAAGCCGACACCTTCTGAATTGTGTCCGATGCTTCTTCTGCAATGCAACTGTTGCCGAGGTCGTCAAGGTTAGTGAGAAGACAGTTTAA